The Listeria monocytogenes genome window below encodes:
- the hisC gene encoding histidinol-phosphate transaminase, whose protein sequence is MKWKKSLAGLSSYKPGKREEEVMVELGLTKITKLSSNENPLGTSPKVAELQANSSVETEIYPDGWASSLRKEVADFYQLEEEELIFTAGVDELIELLTRVLLDTTKNTVMATPTFVQYRQNALIEGAEVREIPLLMDGAHDLDGMLKAIDDNTTIVWICNPNNPTGNYIDLADIQAFLDKVPSDVLVVLDEAYIEYVTPQPEKHEHLIRTYKNLIITRTFSKIYGLASARVGYGIADKAIIEQLNIVRPPFNTTSIGQKLAIEAIKDQAFIEACRTSNANGIKQYEAFAKRFEQVKLYPANGNFVLIDLGIEAGTIFSYLEKNGYITRSGAALGFPTAVRITIGKEEENSAVIALLEKLL, encoded by the coding sequence ATGAAATGGAAAAAATCTCTTGCAGGTCTATCTTCTTATAAACCTGGAAAACGCGAAGAAGAAGTGATGGTAGAACTTGGTTTAACGAAAATCACCAAACTATCATCCAACGAAAACCCACTAGGAACTTCTCCAAAAGTGGCGGAGCTTCAAGCAAATTCTAGTGTGGAAACAGAAATTTATCCAGATGGCTGGGCTTCTAGCTTGCGTAAAGAAGTAGCTGATTTTTATCAATTGGAAGAAGAAGAATTGATTTTTACGGCGGGTGTCGATGAATTGATTGAGCTGTTGACACGAGTTTTACTGGATACGACGAAAAATACTGTGATGGCGACACCGACATTTGTGCAGTATCGTCAAAATGCTTTAATCGAAGGCGCCGAAGTAAGAGAAATTCCACTACTTATGGATGGTGCGCATGATTTAGATGGTATGTTGAAGGCGATTGACGACAATACGACAATTGTTTGGATATGCAACCCGAACAACCCAACTGGGAATTACATTGACTTAGCAGATATCCAAGCATTTTTAGACAAAGTACCGAGTGATGTGCTCGTTGTTTTGGATGAAGCCTATATTGAATATGTGACGCCACAACCTGAAAAACATGAACATTTAATTCGGACTTATAAGAATTTAATTATTACCCGGACTTTTAGTAAAATTTATGGTTTGGCAAGTGCCCGTGTCGGTTATGGTATTGCGGATAAAGCAATCATTGAACAACTGAATATCGTTCGTCCGCCGTTTAATACGACGAGCATTGGTCAAAAATTAGCAATAGAAGCAATAAAGGATCAAGCTTTTATTGAAGCATGTCGAACTTCTAATGCAAACGGAATTAAACAATATGAAGCATTTGCAAAACGTTTTGAGCAAGTAAAACTGTATCCAGCGAATGGCAACTTTGTTTTAATAGATTTAGGAATCGAAGCAGGAACTATTTTTAGCTACTTGGAAAAAAATGGTTATATTACACGTTCTGGTGCGGCACTTGGTTTCCCAACAGCTGTTCGAATTACAATCGGAAAAGAAGAAGAAAATAGTGCGGTAATTGCACTTTTAGAAAAATTATTGTAA
- the aroH gene encoding chorismate mutase, which translates to MRAIRGATTIETNSPEAIYAATKELFEAILTQNEITDSEQLTSVIITVTEDIFAAFPAKAVRETPGFEYVPVMGMQEIPVPNSLPMCIRFMVFTDLHKPLRAINHVYLRGAKALRPDLVKEEDA; encoded by the coding sequence TTGAGAGCAATTCGAGGGGCAACGACAATAGAAACTAACTCACCAGAAGCAATTTATGCAGCGACGAAAGAATTATTTGAAGCAATTTTAACGCAAAATGAAATAACAGATAGTGAGCAACTAACATCCGTCATTATTACAGTGACAGAAGATATTTTTGCCGCTTTTCCAGCTAAGGCGGTGCGCGAAACACCTGGCTTTGAATATGTTCCTGTCATGGGGATGCAGGAAATTCCGGTGCCAAACTCGCTCCCGATGTGCATTCGTTTCATGGTATTCACAGATTTACATAAACCGCTCAGAGCCATTAACCATGTCTACTTGCGAGGAGCAAAAGCACTTCGCCCAGATTTAGTAAAAGAGGAGGATGCGTAA
- the aroB gene encoding 3-dehydroquinate synthase: MPEITVRAKSKTYPVYINEFALEDVRVKWTESLAKFSHVFVLTDEHVAELHKAKLDAVLADLPVVTYYVAPNGEEAKTFRVYEDVMTKLIETGLDRKAVLVAFGGGVIGDLGGFVAATYMRGIPFYQVPTTVLAHDSAVGGKVAINHPLGKNMIGNFYQPEAVIYDTQFFATLPEREMRSGFAEMIKHALISDRTLLRALMDTYTEPKDFYTKDLTPFLQRGIEIKANIVAQDETEQGVRAYLNFGHTFGHALEAYGNFGKWLHGEAITYGMIYALTMSETIYGLDFDLAEFKTWLKQLGYDTTFDATVPFSKILENMRHDKKTTFNEISMVLLEEIGKPVVFKAEDDLIFETYKRVMRNGGNDI; this comes from the coding sequence ATGCCAGAAATTACAGTCCGTGCTAAAAGTAAAACATACCCAGTATATATTAATGAATTCGCATTAGAAGACGTAAGGGTAAAGTGGACAGAGAGTCTAGCTAAATTTTCCCACGTGTTTGTTTTGACAGACGAGCATGTGGCGGAACTTCATAAAGCAAAACTTGACGCAGTTCTAGCTGACTTACCCGTAGTTACTTATTATGTGGCGCCAAACGGGGAAGAAGCGAAAACGTTTCGTGTCTATGAAGATGTGATGACAAAACTGATTGAAACAGGCCTTGATCGTAAAGCGGTTTTAGTTGCTTTTGGTGGAGGCGTTATTGGTGATTTAGGTGGTTTTGTTGCCGCTACGTATATGAGAGGCATTCCTTTTTATCAGGTGCCTACGACGGTTCTTGCACATGATAGTGCCGTAGGTGGTAAGGTTGCAATCAATCATCCGCTTGGCAAAAACATGATTGGTAACTTTTACCAGCCAGAAGCAGTCATTTATGATACGCAGTTCTTTGCTACTTTACCAGAACGGGAAATGCGCTCTGGTTTTGCGGAAATGATTAAACATGCGCTTATTAGCGACCGTACGTTACTACGTGCTTTAATGGACACTTATACAGAGCCAAAAGACTTTTATACGAAAGACTTGACGCCGTTTTTACAACGCGGGATCGAAATTAAGGCAAATATTGTTGCGCAAGATGAAACGGAGCAAGGCGTGCGCGCGTATTTGAATTTCGGTCATACGTTTGGTCATGCGCTAGAAGCTTACGGGAACTTTGGTAAATGGTTACACGGTGAGGCGATTACTTATGGGATGATTTATGCGCTCACGATGAGTGAGACAATTTACGGACTGGATTTCGATTTAGCAGAATTTAAAACGTGGCTAAAACAGTTAGGCTATGATACGACATTTGATGCAACTGTTCCATTTAGTAAAATACTGGAAAATATGCGTCATGATAAAAAAACCACTTTTAATGAAATAAGTATGGTTTTACTCGAAGAAATTGGAAAACCAGTTGTTTTTAAAGCGGAAGATGATTTGATTTTTGAAACATACAAACGTGTGATGCGAAATGGAGGGAATGACATTTGA
- the aroC gene encoding chorismate synthase: MRYLTAGESHGPGLTTIIEGLPAGMPLLAEDVNKELKRRQGGHGRGARMRIEKDQVQITAGIRHGKTLGAPVAMFVENKDWKHWETVMSIEPVPEKKEKSRRVSRPRPGHADLVGGMKYGHNDMRNVLERSSARETTVRVAAGAVAKKLLHELGIEVAGHVLEIGGTRANLTRDYSVTEIQETSEASPVRCLDGVAAEEMMQKIDDAKKNGDTIGGIVEVVVGGVPAGLGSYVQWDKKLDAKIARAIVSINAFKGAEFGVGFEAARKPGSEVMDEILWSKEDGYTRRTNNLGGFEGGMTNGMPIVVRGVMKPIPTLYKPLQSVDIDSKETFNASVERSDSCAVPAASVVAEAVVAWEVAVAVLEKFDGDRFDTLKKHVEEHRNLTKEF, encoded by the coding sequence ATGAGATACTTAACGGCAGGAGAATCACACGGACCGGGGCTTACAACAATTATTGAAGGGTTACCAGCAGGAATGCCTCTACTAGCAGAAGATGTAAACAAAGAACTAAAAAGAAGACAAGGTGGTCATGGTCGCGGCGCGCGTATGCGTATCGAAAAAGACCAAGTACAAATCACGGCAGGAATTCGTCATGGTAAAACATTAGGCGCACCTGTAGCAATGTTTGTTGAAAATAAAGACTGGAAACATTGGGAAACGGTTATGAGCATTGAGCCAGTCCCAGAAAAAAAGGAGAAATCCCGTCGCGTATCCCGTCCACGTCCTGGACATGCAGATTTAGTTGGTGGTATGAAATATGGCCATAATGATATGCGTAACGTACTAGAACGTTCTAGCGCGCGCGAAACGACTGTCCGCGTTGCAGCTGGGGCAGTAGCAAAAAAATTATTACATGAACTTGGCATTGAAGTGGCTGGTCATGTACTTGAAATTGGTGGTACGCGTGCGAACTTAACACGTGATTACTCGGTTACAGAAATCCAAGAAACATCTGAAGCTTCCCCCGTGCGTTGTTTAGATGGCGTAGCGGCTGAAGAAATGATGCAAAAAATTGATGATGCGAAGAAAAATGGCGACACTATAGGCGGTATCGTAGAAGTTGTAGTTGGCGGTGTGCCAGCTGGACTTGGTAGCTACGTACAATGGGATAAAAAATTAGATGCGAAAATCGCACGTGCGATTGTAAGTATCAATGCATTTAAAGGTGCTGAATTTGGTGTTGGTTTTGAAGCTGCTAGAAAACCTGGTAGCGAAGTGATGGACGAAATTTTATGGAGTAAAGAAGATGGCTACACAAGACGTACAAACAATCTTGGTGGATTCGAAGGCGGAATGACCAATGGCATGCCAATCGTTGTTCGTGGCGTAATGAAGCCAATTCCAACGTTATACAAACCACTTCAAAGTGTGGATATTGATTCGAAAGAAACATTTAATGCAAGTGTAGAACGTTCAGATAGTTGTGCAGTCCCTGCTGCAAGCGTAGTAGCAGAAGCTGTTGTTGCTTGGGAAGTTGCAGTTGCTGTGTTAGAAAAATTTGATGGTGACCGTTTTGACACACTTAAAAAACATGTGGAGGAACACCGAAACTTAACGAAGGAGTTTTAA
- the ndk gene encoding nucleoside-diphosphate kinase, whose amino-acid sequence MEQTYVMVKPDGVERGLIGEIVTRIEKKGLKIVAGKLMQIDRELAEKHYAEHIGKSFFEDLIGFITSGPVFAMVLEGDDAIATARRMMGKTNPLEADPGTIRADYAIHTNRNVIHGSDSLESAKREIQLFFAPQEILSYQKAIDTWI is encoded by the coding sequence ATGGAACAAACTTATGTAATGGTTAAGCCGGATGGTGTAGAACGAGGACTTATTGGTGAAATTGTCACAAGAATAGAGAAAAAAGGATTAAAAATAGTTGCTGGAAAATTAATGCAAATCGACCGCGAACTAGCTGAAAAACATTATGCTGAACATATTGGAAAATCTTTTTTCGAGGATTTAATAGGATTTATTACTTCTGGACCAGTGTTTGCGATGGTGCTAGAAGGAGACGATGCGATTGCAACAGCACGCCGAATGATGGGAAAAACAAACCCGCTAGAAGCTGACCCTGGAACAATTCGCGCTGATTATGCGATACATACAAATCGAAATGTGATTCATGGTTCGGATAGCTTAGAAAGTGCGAAACGGGAGATTCAGCTGTTTTTTGCACCGCAGGAAATTTTAAGTTATCAAAAGGCAATTGACACTTGGATTTAA
- the hepT gene encoding heptaprenyl diphosphate synthase component II: MKLNFLYANMQKDIDSVEKELKKALSGAAAETTSDAALHLLEAGGKRIRPMFVCLSARLAPNADFDAVKNASVAIELIHMASIVHDDVVDDADLRRGRETIKSKWGNHIAMYTGDFLFAKSLEYMTQIKDVAAHKMLSHVTVELSTGEIEQLKDKYNFDQSVRNYLRRIKRKTALLIAASCGLGGVVSGQSEADYQKLYRFGYYVGMAFQITDDVLDFVGTEKELGKPAGEDLRQGNVTLPVFFAMEDPFLKKRISQVTEETPAEEIAVLVEEVKKSGAKQAEDIATAYLKKAVEILDSLPQVPELKPLKQIVRVLDKRNY, encoded by the coding sequence ATGAAACTTAACTTTTTATATGCGAATATGCAAAAAGACATTGACTCAGTGGAAAAAGAACTTAAAAAGGCTCTTTCTGGCGCGGCTGCTGAAACTACTTCTGATGCGGCACTTCATTTATTAGAGGCTGGTGGAAAACGAATTAGACCCATGTTCGTTTGTTTATCCGCAAGACTTGCTCCTAATGCAGACTTTGATGCAGTGAAAAATGCGAGTGTAGCGATTGAATTGATTCATATGGCATCCATTGTGCATGATGATGTGGTGGATGATGCGGATTTAAGACGTGGACGCGAGACAATTAAATCGAAGTGGGGCAACCATATTGCGATGTATACCGGCGACTTTTTGTTTGCCAAGTCACTGGAATATATGACGCAAATTAAAGACGTTGCTGCGCACAAAATGTTATCTCATGTGACGGTGGAGCTTTCTACAGGTGAAATCGAGCAATTAAAAGATAAATATAATTTTGACCAAAGTGTGCGTAATTATTTGCGCCGAATTAAACGGAAAACAGCTTTACTGATAGCAGCTAGTTGCGGACTTGGTGGCGTTGTTTCTGGTCAAAGTGAAGCCGATTATCAGAAGTTATATCGTTTTGGTTATTATGTTGGTATGGCGTTTCAAATTACGGATGATGTACTTGATTTTGTTGGAACAGAAAAAGAACTCGGTAAGCCAGCTGGGGAAGATTTAAGACAAGGAAATGTCACGTTGCCAGTGTTTTTCGCAATGGAAGACCCTTTTCTAAAAAAACGCATCAGCCAGGTTACAGAGGAAACTCCAGCAGAAGAAATTGCGGTTTTAGTGGAAGAAGTCAAAAAATCCGGAGCAAAACAGGCCGAAGATATCGCAACAGCCTACTTAAAGAAAGCTGTAGAAATACTGGATTCTTTGCCGCAAGTGCCTGAATTAAAACCATTAAAACAAATCGTTCGTGTTTTAGATAAAAGAAATTATTAA
- the menG gene encoding demethylmenaquinone methyltransferase — MTETKEEKVHKVFEKISPSYDRMNSVISFKLHVKWRKETMKLMRVQKGTNVLDVCCGTADWSIMMAEEIGPEGHVTGLDFSENMLKVGREKVIEADLHNVELIHGNAMELPFPDNSFDYVTIGFGLRNVPDYMQVLQEMYRVLKPGGQLACIDTSQPNIPGWKQVFNAYFRYVMPVFGKFFAKSYKEYSWLQESTREFPGMARLAEMFQEAGFSYVRYISHSGGASATHFGFKKKEQ, encoded by the coding sequence ATGACGGAAACTAAAGAAGAAAAAGTACATAAAGTATTTGAGAAAATTTCCCCAAGTTATGACCGAATGAATAGTGTTATTAGTTTTAAACTACATGTGAAATGGCGCAAAGAAACAATGAAGCTAATGCGTGTTCAAAAAGGGACGAATGTTCTTGATGTTTGCTGTGGCACGGCAGATTGGTCGATTATGATGGCGGAAGAAATTGGCCCAGAAGGTCATGTGACGGGGCTTGATTTCAGTGAAAATATGCTAAAAGTTGGTCGTGAGAAAGTAATCGAAGCAGATTTGCACAATGTGGAACTTATTCACGGGAATGCAATGGAATTACCTTTTCCGGATAATAGTTTTGATTACGTGACAATTGGTTTTGGGCTTCGAAATGTACCAGATTATATGCAAGTACTCCAGGAAATGTACCGTGTACTGAAACCAGGCGGACAGCTTGCGTGTATCGATACCTCTCAACCCAATATTCCAGGTTGGAAACAAGTGTTTAATGCTTATTTCCGTTACGTAATGCCAGTTTTCGGGAAGTTTTTTGCGAAAAGTTATAAAGAATATAGCTGGCTACAAGAATCAACGCGCGAGTTTCCAGGGATGGCTAGACTTGCGGAAATGTTTCAAGAAGCCGGATTTTCATACGTAAGATATATTTCACACAGTGGCGGCGCAAGTGCAACCCACTTTGGATTTAAAAAGAAGGAACAATAA
- a CDS encoding heptaprenyl diphosphate synthase component 1: MTYQAREAGLKEVEQLVHEQAVYQYLQENNEGGQMDKDQMLFLHEAISGSDLTDASAYRVVSATLYMILAHDTHEKIDEPGDVVQLTRKEQELTVLAGDFYSALYYRTLAELEMIPLLRALQSGVQETNTAKTNIYQLHVATDEEYLSQLTLTNAAIFAKFAKYFMKDDTFIALGCQFFLLKRLQTELATYNEIGASRLKRAFDHGYFAKEAVSNFESWLVAIIRDVKLEVERLRTESEPLSNILEKRIIEVLND, from the coding sequence ATGACTTATCAGGCAAGAGAGGCTGGGCTAAAGGAAGTGGAGCAGTTGGTACATGAGCAAGCAGTCTATCAGTATTTACAAGAGAATAATGAAGGCGGGCAAATGGACAAGGATCAAATGCTATTTCTTCATGAAGCCATTTCTGGCTCTGATTTGACTGATGCCTCTGCATATCGCGTCGTTAGTGCAACGCTGTACATGATTTTAGCGCATGATACACATGAAAAAATTGATGAACCAGGAGATGTCGTACAGCTCACTCGTAAGGAACAAGAGTTGACGGTTCTCGCTGGGGATTTTTATAGTGCTCTCTATTACCGCACACTTGCTGAATTAGAAATGATTCCACTGCTTCGAGCATTGCAAAGCGGGGTTCAAGAAACAAACACGGCAAAAACCAATATTTACCAGTTACATGTCGCAACAGATGAAGAGTATTTATCTCAGCTTACGTTAACGAATGCGGCTATTTTTGCCAAGTTTGCGAAGTATTTTATGAAAGATGACACATTTATCGCGCTTGGTTGTCAGTTCTTTTTACTTAAAAGACTCCAAACAGAACTTGCTACTTACAACGAAATTGGTGCGTCTAGGTTAAAGCGTGCGTTTGATCATGGCTATTTTGCGAAGGAAGCTGTATCTAATTTTGAAAGCTGGTTAGTAGCGATTATTCGTGATGTGAAATTGGAAGTGGAGCGACTAAGAACAGAATCTGAACCGCTTTCTAACATACTGGAAAAAAGAATTATTGAAGTTCTTAACGACTGA
- the folE gene encoding GTP cyclohydrolase I FolE: MEQIDKQKIADAVKVILEAVGENPDREGLIDTPMRVARMYEEVFAGLKKDPSVHFDTIFEEQHEELVLVKDIRFSSMCEHHLVPFFGVAHVAYLPQNGRVAGLSKLARVVDDVSRRPQLQERITTTVAEIMMDKLKPLGVMVIMEAEHMCMTIRGVNKPGTKTITSAVRGAFKNDDKLRSEVLALIKHN, encoded by the coding sequence ATGGAGCAAATAGACAAACAAAAGATTGCTGACGCGGTAAAAGTTATTTTAGAAGCAGTAGGAGAAAATCCAGATCGTGAAGGGCTGATTGATACGCCGATGCGAGTAGCTCGTATGTATGAAGAAGTTTTTGCTGGACTGAAAAAAGATCCTTCTGTTCATTTCGACACTATTTTTGAAGAACAACATGAAGAATTAGTACTTGTGAAAGACATTCGTTTTTCGTCTATGTGTGAACATCACCTTGTCCCTTTTTTCGGAGTAGCTCATGTGGCTTACTTACCACAAAATGGAAGAGTTGCTGGTCTTAGTAAACTTGCGCGAGTCGTGGATGATGTGAGTCGTCGCCCGCAACTACAAGAACGGATTACAACGACTGTCGCAGAAATTATGATGGATAAACTAAAACCGCTGGGTGTAATGGTCATCATGGAAGCAGAGCATATGTGCATGACAATCCGCGGTGTAAATAAACCTGGAACAAAAACAATTACAAGTGCTGTTCGTGGTGCTTTTAAAAATGATGATAAGCTTAGAAGTGAAGTTTTGGCTTTAATTAAGCATAATTAA
- a CDS encoding HU family DNA-binding protein: protein MANKTDLVNSVAELADLSKKDAAKAVEAVFETIQTSLSKGEKVQLIGFGNFEVRERAARKGRNPRTKEEIDIPASKVPAFKPGKALKEAVK, encoded by the coding sequence ATGGCAAATAAAACTGATTTAGTAAATAGCGTTGCTGAACTAGCTGATCTTTCTAAAAAAGACGCAGCGAAAGCAGTAGAAGCTGTATTCGAAACTATTCAAACTTCTTTATCTAAAGGTGAAAAAGTTCAATTAATCGGATTTGGTAACTTTGAAGTACGTGAACGTGCTGCCCGTAAAGGTCGTAACCCTCGTACTAAAGAAGAAATCGACATCCCTGCAAGTAAAGTACCAGCTTTCAAACCTGGTAAAGCGCTTAAAGAAGCTGTTAAATAA
- a CDS encoding tyrosine-protein phosphatase: MEVTRTEKAVTLTWKKEEVSEGTLVFVSNSPNLEASSAPVFKVTNEVDHFTYETKDIPVYFFLKEPKGNKTVISERILPLESVFNFRDMGGYASKNGKHVKWGKLYRSSNLVNINLNDAALLQKLHIKWICDLRSSSEVQAQPTPAIEGVQNKHIPIGTAKNEETKLPVTNDTTIYEPLMGESYRVFVQSVEGFREIFTEILEDAKAGLPFVFHCTAGKDRTGVLGALLLTLLDVPEKTIFDDYAITNRYQDDILQEMGGIVALFSSGTEKIDLETFRPMAEARPEYLEIAFDEMKKQYGSVANYLEKGIGITAAEKAAFQKEMLE; the protein is encoded by the coding sequence ATGGAAGTTACTCGTACAGAAAAGGCCGTAACATTAACATGGAAAAAAGAAGAAGTCAGCGAAGGAACATTGGTTTTTGTAAGTAATAGTCCTAACCTAGAAGCTAGTAGTGCGCCTGTTTTCAAAGTGACAAATGAAGTTGATCACTTTACGTATGAAACGAAGGATATTCCTGTTTATTTCTTTTTAAAGGAGCCAAAAGGAAATAAAACAGTTATTTCAGAACGCATTTTGCCGCTGGAAAGTGTTTTTAATTTCCGTGATATGGGTGGTTATGCCTCCAAAAATGGTAAGCATGTGAAGTGGGGGAAGCTATATCGCTCTTCTAACCTCGTGAATATAAATTTGAACGATGCAGCATTACTGCAAAAACTACATATTAAATGGATTTGTGACTTGCGTAGTAGTTCCGAAGTTCAAGCACAACCTACACCAGCAATTGAAGGTGTGCAAAATAAGCATATTCCCATTGGCACTGCCAAAAATGAAGAAACAAAACTACCAGTAACGAATGATACAACTATTTATGAACCACTGATGGGAGAAAGTTACCGCGTATTTGTACAATCAGTAGAAGGTTTTAGAGAAATTTTTACAGAAATTTTAGAGGATGCAAAAGCAGGCTTGCCGTTCGTTTTCCACTGCACTGCAGGAAAAGACCGTACAGGCGTCCTAGGGGCATTATTATTAACATTGTTAGATGTACCAGAAAAAACGATTTTCGACGATTACGCCATCACTAATCGCTATCAGGACGACATCTTACAAGAAATGGGAGGAATTGTGGCGCTCTTCTCAAGCGGAACAGAAAAAATAGATTTAGAAACTTTCCGACCTATGGCAGAAGCACGTCCTGAATATTTGGAAATTGCCTTTGACGAAATGAAAAAACAATATGGCTCAGTAGCTAACTATTTAGAAAAAGGAATCGGAATTACTGCGGCAGAAAAAGCAGCTTTTCAAAAAGAAATGTTAGAATAA